The genomic interval CCGGACCAGTCGATGATGCGAATCGCGGCCTCCTACCTGGTAGGGCGGCACGATTTCTCCACCTTCGCGGCGCGCGGACGGGAAGTCGAGGAGCCTATCGTGGAAGTCTACGAAGCCTCCTTCGAGGAGGTCGTGCCGTTGCTCCACTTCCGCATCGCGGCTGACCACTTTCTGCCCAAGATGGTCCGCAAGATCGTCGGGGTGCTGTCGAGAGTGGGGCGCCATGACTTTCCCCCCGAGCGCATCCGCGAGTTCCTCTCCGGCAAGGAGCCGGTCCCCGAGGAGAGCGTCGCGCCCCCTTCCGGCCTCTTTCTCGAGGCCGTGAAATACCCGTAACGGTAAGCTCCCCCGAAAAATCCCCCTCGAACGTACCATTGTCGTAATGAAGCGCAAATGTTGGATACCGCGGTTGACCCTCCGGGGTACGGGACCTAGATTCTGGCGCGGTTCCAAATCGGCAGGCGCTCGAATCAACCTGAACTCCGGCGCGAGGCTCTCTTCAGGGCATCGCGAGACCCATCGACGACATGAAATCATCCCGCGCCATTGTGATGTTCCTCGTCCTCACCCTGGCGATGAGCCTTCCCACGGGAGCCTTCGCCGCGGATCTGGCGTCGCCCGCCGGCGCGAGATTGCTCCAACTCGATCATGATCTACTCAAGGAAGTGCTGCGGGCCTCCGGGATCCTCGATGCGGACGAGATGGCGCGTTACGAGCGCTCCTTCGAGACCATGGCCGCGCAGCTTGCCGGCAAGGTGGGCGGCCGGCAGAGCACGTACCGGCTGGCGCGCAAGCTGCACGATGCCCTGCACCAGAAGGTCCTGCTGCACTATGCCGCCGCCGCCGACGGCATGGACGCAGTGCTGGATCGGGGCGAATTCAATTGCCTCTCGGCCAGCCTGCTCTACGGCATCCTGGGCCGCGCCATCGGGCTGGATGTCAAGGTCGCGGAGATCCCTCGTCACGTCTACGTGCAGGTCTGGGTCGACGGGCGCCGGGTGATCGTCGAGACCACCTCGCCCAAGGGGTTCGACCTGCGCCCGCCGCTCGACACGGTGGCCTCTTCCTCCGGAATGGGCTACGGCTCCAACGCGGCCGCCGCGCCTCCGGCGCTGGGTTACGAGCTGGGGGCCGAGGCAGTCGATCTCGAACGCGCGGTCGGATTCCTCTGGCACAACGCCGGCCGCCGGGCCCTGGAGCGCGGCGACACGCTCCTGGCGGCCCGCAGCTTCCTGGAGGAATCGAAGCTTCGCCCGCTGGAGGAGGGGCGCTCGGAGACGCTCGCGGCGCTGCTGGCGCGCGCCTTCCGGATGGAGTACGAGGTCGGGAATTTCGAGATTGCCTACCGCGTGGCCGAGATCGGCATGCGCATCTTCCCCGGGCAGACGACGGCGCGCGATCGCCTGCTGGCCGCCGCGTTGAAGCGGATCGAGGCGGCGAGCGAAGGGGACGCGGTGGAGAACGCCGAGGCGATGCTGAACGAGACGGCATTCGCCGCAGGCGACCTGCTCGATGTTCGCCGGCTGCGGCGCGGCGCCTGTCCGGTGATCATGGCGGCGGCGGTCAGACTGGGGGATTGGGACAGGGCGGAGAGGATGGTGCGCCAGTTCCAGGACTCGGAGCCGGACAAGGCGGAGTCGCGCCGTCTGGCGAAATGGGTGGCGCGCCGCCGGCTGGAGACTTCCTATGGCGACGAGCGCAACGCCTGCAGCGAGCACGGTTCGATCCTGACCGAGGAGAGCGGCGAGGTCTTTCTGGGGGGGCCCGCGGCCGGCCGCATCCCGCGATCGGGATCCGATTGATTCCGGATCAGACGGGCTGGCTGCCGCCTTTCCGGAGGGCGAGCCGATCTTCGGATCCTTCGGCGGGTGGATCGGTCCACATGCCGCGCTCGCGGATCAGCTGCACGAGCCGCTCGTCCGCCAGAAGATAGGGAATGTCCTTCTCCACCAGATCCTTCCCGACGAAGAGGCTGACCTTCCCCGGTCCCCAGCCGACATAGCCGAAATCGGCGTCGGCCATCTCGCCCGGTCCGTTCACGATGCATCCCATGATGGCGATCTTCACCCCCTTGAGGTGCGCTGTCCTGGACTTGATCCGGCTCGTGGTCTCCTCCAGGTCGAACTGGGTCCGGCCGCACGAAGGGCAGGAGATGAACTCGGTCTTGAACAGCCTCAGCCGCGCTCCCTGCAGGATGTTGAACGCCAGCCGCAGCGAATCGACCGGACTCTTGAAGCGCTCCACCCGCAGAGCGTCGCCGATGCCGTCGCACAGGAGCGATCCCCAGGCGGTGGCATGGAAGAGAAGCGGCTCGTCGCGCCGGCCGGAGGCATCGTCGGACAGCAGAATGGGGGCCGCGATCCCGGAGGCCGCGAGCGATTCGGCCAGCATCCGGTAAGGCTTGATCGGGGAGATCTCCGGCACCGTGCTCAGCGAGACGATCGGCGTGACTCCCGCCTCTTCGCAAATTCTCGCCAACTCGGCCAGCCGGGAGCCGTCCCGCAACGGATCCCGTACCTCGGCCATCTCGAGCCCCAGGGCCGTTTTCCGGTTGCGGGCCGTGGCGGCGAGAACGCCAAGCCAGGCTCCGGTTCCCGGGCTGGACGCCTGCAACCGGACCGTCACCCGATCGGCCAGACCCATCAGAGGCCCGCTCGCTTCCCCCGCCAGTTCTTCCGCCAGCCGCGCATCGATACGGATGGACAGCGCCGGCGACAACGGGTCCTGCAGACGACGGGCAGCCCGCTCCACGGCCGGGAGATCGTTGAGGCGGGCGAGATCGATCTCCAGGAGCTCGACACGCGCCTCGGGAAGTCCGGGTGGGTTCATCAGGCTGCCTATCTCCGCCTCGACCGCCTCGGCATCCGCGAGAGGGGAGGAGAGGAGGCACTCGACCCGAATCGTCTCGGTCCCTCCGATCACCGTGCTGCCGATCTCGACCCGTGCGGCCTCGCGGCGCATGTAGGTGGAGGAAACGGGGTGCGGTGCGCCGGCCGGCTCCGGGGACGTGGGATTGCCTTGAAGCGGCATCCGGACGTTGTACTTCTCGGCCAGGGCCCGGGCCACCGGCACCTCCGCCACCGGGTCCTCGGTCAGCGAGACGCGCAGCGTGTCGCCGATCCCGTCCTCAAGGAGGGCACCGATGCCGATGGCGGATTTGATGCGGCCGTCCTCTCCGTCCCCCGCCTCGGTCACCCCGAGGTGGAACGGATAATCCATCTTCTCATCGGCCATGCGCTCGGCCAGCAGGCGATAGGCCTGAATCATGACCATCGGGTTGCTCGACTTCATCGAGAGGATCAGCTCGCGGTGCTCCAGCTTCTCGCAGATCCGCACGAACTCGAGGGCCGATTCCACCATGCCCAGGGGGGTATCACCGTAGCGGTTCAGGATGCGATCGGAAAGGGAGCCGTGATTGGTGCCGATGCGCAGCGAAACCCCGAGCTGCCGGGCCCGCAGCACCAGGGGCGCGAAGCGCTCCTCGATGCGCCGCAGCTCGGCGCCGTATTCCGCGTCGCTGTACTCGCGCACCTTGAAGCGCTTGGTGTCGGCGTAGTTGCCCGGGTTGATGCGCACCTTCTCGACGTGCTCCACCGCCATCATCGCCGCCGCGGGGGAGAAATGGATGTCGGCCACCAGCGGAACGCGGATGCGGTCTTCCGCCAGGCGCCGGCGGATCCTCGGCAGCGCCTCGGCGTCGCGGGTGCTCGGGACGGTGACCCGGACGATCTCGCAGCCGGCCTCCGCCAGCCGGCGGATCTGCGCCACCGTGGCTTCGACGTCGTGGGTCGCCGGGGTGGTCATCGACTGGATGCGAATCGGCTGGCGGCCACCTACCCGCACCTCGCCGATCCCGACCTCCCGGGTGACCCGCCGCCGATAGCTCCAGGGCATCGAGAACTCTTGCATGGCGCGAATTTTAGCCTAGCGGGAGAGGGGCAGCAACGCGCCGAGCCAGACTTGCATCCTCGGCGTCGCCGGGCTTGAAGAGCGCACCGGCGAGCCGTAGGATCGCGCCAACGCCAATCAAATCCCGGAAGGAGATGAGAGGATGAGCGCAAGACCGGCAAAGCTGGAGGAATCCGAAGTCAAGGAAGGGCTGCAAGGCCTGTCGCAGTGGAGTCTCTCGGGCGGGAAGCTGCACCGCGAATACCGCTTCGGATCGTTCGTGGAGGCGTTCGGGTTCATGGCCAGCGCCGCGCTGGTCGCGGAGTCGATGAACCATCACCCCGAGTGGTCGAATGTCTACCAGACCGTGAAGATCGACCTGACGACGCACGACGCCGGGGGGATCACCGAGAACGATCTGGAGATGGCGAGGCGGTTCGAGAAGCTGGCGGGACAGCGCGCGGAGCGCTGAGGCACCTCAGGGGACTCCGGCGGCGCGCGGGTACGAGCCCGCGCCCGCGGGAGCCTGGTAAGACGAGGCGTGCTCGTGGATCCGCTGCCGCTCGTTGTTTTCGAAGCGGTGCGCCTGACGAAAGCCTCCGGTGATCTCCTGGGCCGACTCGTTCGCCTTGAAGCGCAGGTAGAGCCGGCGCTCCCGCTCCGCTTCCTCGTTACGACCCAGCGCCCCGTAGGCCAGCATCAGGTTGTAGTGGGCCTGCAGGTCCTCCGGGTCGATCTTGAGCACCTGGCGCAGCATCTTCACCGCCTCCTCGTGCTTTTCCTGCAGGAACAGGACCCGTCCCATCTCGTTGAGCACCACCCTGTCGCGCGGGTACTGCGCGCTGGCGCGGCCGAAATGCTCCAGCGCCTTCGCATAGTCCCCGCGAGCCTTGAGGAGCTGACCCTGGAAGAAATGGGCCCGCGCCAGATCGGGGGATAGCTTCAGCGCCTGGGTCAACAGCTCCTGCGCCCGATCCAGGTTCCCCTCGGCCAGTGCCGCGCGCGCGCCGTTGACCCAGCCGTCGGCATACCCCGGCTCGACGCTCCGCACGCGGGCGAAGGCCGCCTCCGCTCCTCGCAGGTCTCCCTGCAGCAGCAGCCCGATGCCGTAATCGTTCCAGCGCTCCCGGTCGGCCGGAACGGAGGCCGGGTCGGCGGCGTCGAGAGGCTCGCCCGGCATGGCCACCTGGAGCTGAGCCTCGGCGGTCGCCAGCGTCACGATGGGAAGGTCCGGCACTTCTTTCATCTGTCCCGACACGGTGGAGGTGTCGCCCGTGAAGACCCACTTCCCGTCGTCGAAGTCACGCGCCGAGGCATAGTCCTTCTGCGCCGGATCGCGCACCCCCGCGTAGGCCCAATGAGTATTCCACCAGGCGAACTTCCGGTAGTTCATCTTCGCCGTCAGCTTGATGGGGCCGGCCACGTCCTTCGGGATGTCGAGACGGTAGTGGACGGTATCGGCGGAGGAGGGTGGGATCAGGTTCACGTAGAGAATGGCCCGCCCGGCCCAGGCGTTGCGCTTGTTGATCGGGTTCCCGTTGGCATCCAGCATGAACGACCGGTAGAAGTGTGCCGAAGGGTCCACCGGCCCCTTGCCGCCGTCGCTGACGAAGCCGCTCCACAGCAGGACCCGCCCCCTGGCATCCTCCGCCTTCAGCTCGGTCCAGACGTCGAAGGCGTCCACCGTCCCGCCCGGAAAGAAATGTCCCACCGTCCGCGTGCGGGCCACCAGGTCGACGCGCACCGAGGTGCCGGCCCGCACCGCCTTGCCCAGCCGGTCCAGCGGCGCCCGGACCGCCGCGGCCGCAGGGCCGGGCGTGCCCGCGGCGCCGATCGCGGATCCCTGCTCCTCCCCAACGGCGAAGAGGCTGGAAACCTCGGGATTGGCGCTGCCGATTCCGGACGCCGCCCCCGATCCTCCGCGGTCTCCTTCCGCCTCGCCGACCGCGAAGAGATCCAGCGTTATCCGCCGATCCTTCAGGAAATCGGTGACGGCCTTGAGCTGCGCCTCGTCCCGGTTGGCAATCGGGAGCGCGGTGTTGGCGGCGGGGAAGCGGTGCGAGTGGACCAGACCGTCGTGGCTGCCGAGGTCCTTGGAGGGGAGCAGCGGCATGTGGCAGGTCACGCAAGTGGAGGGCTTGTCGGGATAGTAGAACGATCGCGCGCCCTGGCCCGACGCGGCGCTCGCCTGCCAGGTGTCGTAGTCGTTGAAGCCGCGGAACCAGCGATAGCTGTTCACCGGAACGTCCAGGTGGACCTTGTGACAGCTGGAGCAGAACTCGGCCTGCTGCTCCCGGTGGAACGGCTTCAGGAAGATACGCCGGTGCGGCTCGGGGTTCACGCGGATCAGGTAATCGTGGATGCCGCGCACCAGCGGGTTTTCGCTCACCGACAGGTCGTGCAGCGGCGGATACTGGATCAGGAAATCGGCCTGGCCCATGGTGCTGCGCACCTGGATGACCGAATGGCAGGCGGTGCATCCCAGACCCGCCTGGGCTTCCGGGCGGTTCACGATCTGCTTGATGGGGGTGTCCATCATGCCGTTCAGCAGCACCGCCGGGTCGTGGCAGCCGCCGCACCAGCGCGACGGCTCCGTTCCGACCATCTCCTGCATGTACTCGATCGACTTGCGGTACCACTGGTTGTTGAAGGAGGAGAAGTGGTGCGCCGAGGAGTTCCACTGATCGTAGATGTCGGGATGACAGCCCGAGCGCCCGCAGGTCTTCGACGTCTCCTGCATGAAGAAGTTGGAAGGGATCCTTCCGCGCGTGGTGGTGTGGATCGAGGAAGGGTGGAACGGCCCCTTGGCTCCGGCCATCGACTCCGCGGACATCTCCAGCGGCGGCGAGTCGGGATTCTCGATGACGTCGCGCGGATCGCGGCGGCGCCCTACGGTCGTGTAGATGACGGCGAACAGGAAGGCCGCCGCCACTCCGGCGGCCACCGCCGAGCGCCAGGCGGCGAGCCGCCGCCGTCCCTCCTCGGGGTCGACGGTGGCGACGGCCGCGCGTCCCCGCAGTGCCGCCATCCAGGCCGCGGCGCCGGCGATCGCCAGCGCGACGTGCAGGTGCAGAATCCAAAGGTTGGGCCGGATGGCGAAGAAGATCATCAGGTAGACGCCGGCGGCCCCCGCCCCCAGCATCAGGGGGTAGGCCAGCATCGCCGCGAGCTTGCCCCAGATCGGCGCCGGCTGCCGCAGGTGGCGCCATCCCACCCACAGGAATCCCGCCAGGAAAAGCACGCCCGCCACCAGGTGCAGCAGGACGTTTCCCATGTAGGAGATGGTCGGGGCGGCGAAGGCGCCCAGATAGGCCCCGTTCAGCAACAGGAACAGGAACGCACCCAGGACGATGCGCTCGAGCAGAGGACCCCGGGAAGGTGACGGACTCATGGAGAGATGAGTATAGCGTTCCCGGAGCCGGCTTTGGAAGCGGTCGGGGCCGCGGGCCGCCGGCCTCCTAGCTCGCTCTCTTCAGATCCACCTTGGCTTCCAGCGCGCGCGTGATCACGGCGTCGAGATCCTGGAAGTGGGCCCGCGAGTAGTCGTCGAGAGCCGACAGGCGCTGGGGATTGCCGGTGATCCGCCGCACCCGGCTGCGGATCTCGACCAGCGTCGCCCGCGCCACCTGGGTCGCCTCCGCCGGCGCGCCCGGCCTCGGTTCCAGCAGCAGATCGGTCAGGCGCGACACCGTCAGGCGCTGCAGCGAGCGGCTGCGGGGGGAGACGGAGGGGCGCGCCACCGTGGCGCGCGCGGTTCCCACCTTGTCCATTCCCGCGAAGGCGGTGGTGGTGAGGTGGCCGAACAGCTCCGGCAGCGTCAGCGGGGCGGTCTCGTGCGGCTGCCGGCGCTGGTTGTCGACGATGCGCGCCAGCCGGCGCGAGTCGAGCAGCGACTGCAGGGCGGAGTCATACAGGAAGGCGACGCGCGAGTCGAAGCTGTAGTCGGTGTAGTAGCGGTAGGGATAGTTCCAGTCATACTGGAAGTCGGGCTTCAGCTGCGCCAGCAGCTGCTCGGAGACCGGAAAAGCCTGCGTGTCGAAGAGCTGTTTGTCCAGGATCGCGAGCGCCCGACGCTGCTGCGCCGGTTCGATCGGCACGACCGGAGAGGCGGAAGGGGGCCCTCCGCTGCGGGCCACGATCCGCCGGACGCTCTGCCCCCCGACGTAGCGTGTCGTCAGGTCGATGTAATCCAGGGCGACCGAGAAGATGGCCGCGTCGAGCGCCTGCCGGATGCGGTTGAAGTCGTGCCCTTCCTTCACCACAAGATCGCCGATGCGCGGGAGCACCTCGTCCTGCAGCATCACCAGACGCGACTCCGCGAAAGCCAGCGGGTCGTCCCCGAGGTCGTCGGTGCTCGAGGCCGGATCGATGTCGGAAAGAGAGCCGTCGTCGAACATCAGTCCCGGAGTCGTCTCGGCCTTGCGGGCAATCTCGTCCAGCGCTGCGGCTTCCTGCGCCGGCGCCAGCTTGGGGAACGGCCGATAGATGTATTCCAGCATCAGGTCGTCATAGGGACCGACCCCCTGCATGAAGAAATCTTTTTGCGACGCTCCCTTGGGCGCCAGGTAAATCGGGTTGTAGTCCATGATCGAGGCGCCGAAGGGCCGCTGATCGGGATGGCCACTGACCGTTCCCGCAGCCAGATCCGCCGGCTTGGAGATGAGGCTGGCCTTGAAGTTGTGCGAGAAGCCCAGCGCGTGGCCCACCTCGTGCGCCGTCAGCTCCGCGAAGGCTTCGCGTGCGAAGCGCTCCGAAGACTGCGGGTCGGTGCCCAGCTCGCCGCGCGCCTGCAGCACCAGCCGCGCGAAGGCGATCTGGCTGCTGAAAGAGGCCTGATAGTCGCATCCGGCAGGAGAGCCGGAGCGGCGGGCGTCCAGCTCCAGGACCCTGGAGGCGAGCGAGCTGGAGCCGGTGGCAGGGAGGGCGAAAGGATCCATGAGGTGCTCCCACTGCGGCGCGCGCCACCAGGCGTAGACCAGGTACCGGTGCAGCGTGTAGGAAGGAAACTCGCCGTTGAGATAGGCATTCGCCTTGAGAACCTGCCCCGTCCTGGGGTCAATGACTTGAGGTCCCGCCAGTCCGGAGAACATCAGATTGTCGCTCAGGTTCCAGTAGATCATCGAGTGGTGGATGTCGGTCGGATCCCAGGTGGGATCGTCGGGCTGATCCAGAACTTGGAGGGCGTCCTTGAAGCCGACCTTCTCGAAGGACTTGTTCCACCAGAGGGCCGCCTCCTTCACCCGGCCGCGCCACTCGGGAGGCGTCGCCTTGTCGACGTAGAAGACGATCGGCTCCTTGGGAGCGGAGAGGGCCGCATCCGGGTCCTTCTTCTCCAGCCCCCACTTCAGGAAGAGGTATCGGAAGGCGGTGTCGCGGTGGTCGACGCCGGTGTAGTCCTTGTAGCCGGTATCGAAGCCGCCGATGCGCTCGTCGGCCGGGCGCGGCCGAAAGCCGTTGTCGGGCAGTCGGAAGAAGGTGTAGTCGACCAGCGCCTCCAGGTAGCGCGGATCGGGCAGCCG from Candidatus Polarisedimenticolia bacterium carries:
- the ispG gene encoding (E)-4-hydroxy-3-methylbut-2-enyl-diphosphate synthase, which produces MPWSYRRRVTREVGIGEVRVGGRQPIRIQSMTTPATHDVEATVAQIRRLAEAGCEIVRVTVPSTRDAEALPRIRRRLAEDRIRVPLVADIHFSPAAAMMAVEHVEKVRINPGNYADTKRFKVREYSDAEYGAELRRIEERFAPLVLRARQLGVSLRIGTNHGSLSDRILNRYGDTPLGMVESALEFVRICEKLEHRELILSMKSSNPMVMIQAYRLLAERMADEKMDYPFHLGVTEAGDGEDGRIKSAIGIGALLEDGIGDTLRVSLTEDPVAEVPVARALAEKYNVRMPLQGNPTSPEPAGAPHPVSSTYMRREAARVEIGSTVIGGTETIRVECLLSSPLADAEAVEAEIGSLMNPPGLPEARVELLEIDLARLNDLPAVERAARRLQDPLSPALSIRIDARLAEELAGEASGPLMGLADRVTVRLQASSPGTGAWLGVLAATARNRKTALGLEMAEVRDPLRDGSRLAELARICEEAGVTPIVSLSTVPEISPIKPYRMLAESLAASGIAAPILLSDDASGRRDEPLLFHATAWGSLLCDGIGDALRVERFKSPVDSLRLAFNILQGARLRLFKTEFISCPSCGRTQFDLEETTSRIKSRTAHLKGVKIAIMGCIVNGPGEMADADFGYVGWGPGKVSLFVGKDLVEKDIPYLLADERLVQLIRERGMWTDPPAEGSEDRLALRKGGSQPV
- a CDS encoding 4a-hydroxytetrahydrobiopterin dehydratase encodes the protein MSARPAKLEESEVKEGLQGLSQWSLSGGKLHREYRFGSFVEAFGFMASAALVAESMNHHPEWSNVYQTVKIDLTTHDAGGITENDLEMARRFEKLAGQRAER
- a CDS encoding tetratricopeptide repeat protein, which codes for MSPSPSRGPLLERIVLGAFLFLLLNGAYLGAFAAPTISYMGNVLLHLVAGVLFLAGFLWVGWRHLRQPAPIWGKLAAMLAYPLMLGAGAAGVYLMIFFAIRPNLWILHLHVALAIAGAAAWMAALRGRAAVATVDPEEGRRRLAAWRSAVAAGVAAAFLFAVIYTTVGRRRDPRDVIENPDSPPLEMSAESMAGAKGPFHPSSIHTTTRGRIPSNFFMQETSKTCGRSGCHPDIYDQWNSSAHHFSSFNNQWYRKSIEYMQEMVGTEPSRWCGGCHDPAVLLNGMMDTPIKQIVNRPEAQAGLGCTACHSVIQVRSTMGQADFLIQYPPLHDLSVSENPLVRGIHDYLIRVNPEPHRRIFLKPFHREQQAEFCSSCHKVHLDVPVNSYRWFRGFNDYDTWQASAASGQGARSFYYPDKPSTCVTCHMPLLPSKDLGSHDGLVHSHRFPAANTALPIANRDEAQLKAVTDFLKDRRITLDLFAVGEAEGDRGGSGAASGIGSANPEVSSLFAVGEEQGSAIGAAGTPGPAAAAVRAPLDRLGKAVRAGTSVRVDLVARTRTVGHFFPGGTVDAFDVWTELKAEDARGRVLLWSGFVSDGGKGPVDPSAHFYRSFMLDANGNPINKRNAWAGRAILYVNLIPPSSADTVHYRLDIPKDVAGPIKLTAKMNYRKFAWWNTHWAYAGVRDPAQKDYASARDFDDGKWVFTGDTSTVSGQMKEVPDLPIVTLATAEAQLQVAMPGEPLDAADPASVPADRERWNDYGIGLLLQGDLRGAEAAFARVRSVEPGYADGWVNGARAALAEGNLDRAQELLTQALKLSPDLARAHFFQGQLLKARGDYAKALEHFGRASAQYPRDRVVLNEMGRVLFLQEKHEEAVKMLRQVLKIDPEDLQAHYNLMLAYGALGRNEEAERERRLYLRFKANESAQEITGGFRQAHRFENNERQRIHEHASSYQAPAGAGSYPRAAGVP
- a CDS encoding zinc-dependent metalloprotease, translated to MNPPLRRTLPALAAALVLILATGVTPVDAAKKKAVPEGGPGGGEGKKSFAEIVKNHEKLDGLFTAYRNPEHFYLDIPQEWIGKPFGLAGLMVKALGDWSVRGGSIENQVVMFRKVGDRIVLAKQNLDYRAESGSPFRIAVDSTFPDSPVFSAKIIPTSETRSAFVVDLGGVFSPSLMETLSPRTGYAPSAEDSSIAEVHNHPDDLTVRIAYRFNRREQGGDEGPEQRAGRGRPLASRLPDPRYLEALVDYTFFRLPDNGFRPRPADERIGGFDTGYKDYTGVDHRDTAFRYLFLKWGLEKKDPDAALSAPKEPIVFYVDKATPPEWRGRVKEAALWWNKSFEKVGFKDALQVLDQPDDPTWDPTDIHHSMIYWNLSDNLMFSGLAGPQVIDPRTGQVLKANAYLNGEFPSYTLHRYLVYAWWRAPQWEHLMDPFALPATGSSSLASRVLELDARRSGSPAGCDYQASFSSQIAFARLVLQARGELGTDPQSSERFAREAFAELTAHEVGHALGFSHNFKASLISKPADLAAGTVSGHPDQRPFGASIMDYNPIYLAPKGASQKDFFMQGVGPYDDLMLEYIYRPFPKLAPAQEAAALDEIARKAETTPGLMFDDGSLSDIDPASSTDDLGDDPLAFAESRLVMLQDEVLPRIGDLVVKEGHDFNRIRQALDAAIFSVALDYIDLTTRYVGGQSVRRIVARSGGPPSASPVVPIEPAQQRRALAILDKQLFDTQAFPVSEQLLAQLKPDFQYDWNYPYRYYTDYSFDSRVAFLYDSALQSLLDSRRLARIVDNQRRQPHETAPLTLPELFGHLTTTAFAGMDKVGTARATVARPSVSPRSRSLQRLTVSRLTDLLLEPRPGAPAEATQVARATLVEIRSRVRRITGNPQRLSALDDYSRAHFQDLDAVITRALEAKVDLKRAS